In Actinoplanes lobatus, the DNA window ATGACCGCCCAGATCGTGTCGACCAGGTTCGCCTGCGACATGAGCAGGTAGGTGGGCAGCACGAGCGCCGTCGCCGGCACCATGATCAGGCCGAGCAGCAGCGCGAACAGGGCGTTGCGGCCGGGGAAGCGCAGCTTCGCGAAGGCGTAGCCGGCCAGCGCCGAGATGGCCGTCGCGCCGGCGCCGCTGACCACGGCGTAGAACGCCGAGTTGCGCAGCCAGGTGAGGTAGACCCCGCCGTCCTGCTCGAACAGGATCCGCAGGTTGTCGATCAGGTGGAAGTCGGAGAACCAGAGCGAGGCCGACTGGAAGAGCCCGGTGTTGTCCTTCGTCGCGGCGACCAGCAGCCACCAGAACGGGAGCAGGAAGTAGATCGCCAGCAGGCCCATCACGACGTGGGCGGCGGCGCTGCCTTTTCTGAGGTTCATCGCAGCGCGCTCCTCTTCCGGGTGGCGAACAGGAAGATGTACGACCCGATGAAGACCACCGCGCCGAGCAGGAACGAGATCGCCGCCGAGTAGTTGTACTGCTGGAACGAGAACGCCTGGTTGTAGGCGTACACGTTGGGTGTGTAGTGCTGGGTGATCGCGCCCGGGTTGAGCGGCTGGAGGATCAGCGGCTCGGTGAAGAACTGGAGCGTGCCCATGATGGTGAAGAGGGTCGCCAGGACCAGCGCCGAGGAGATCATCGGCGTCTTGATCCGCAGGGCGATCTGCACCTCGCTCGCGCCGTCGATGCGGGCCGACTCGTAGACGTCCCGGGGCAGGCCCTGGAGCGCCGCGTACAGGACGATCATGTTGTAGCCGGCCCACTGCCAGGTGACGATGTTGCCCAGCGAGGCCAGCACCGTGTCGCTGGAGGTGAAGTCGATCCCGGTCCAGGCGAACGGGCCGATGCTGTCGCTGTAGAGGAAGCCCCACATCAGCGTGCCGATGACCACCGGCACGGCGTAGGGCACGAACGCCGCCAGCCGGAAGAACCGGGAGAACCTGGAGGTCGCGGCGTCGATCAGCAGGGCCGCGATCAGCGCGATCCCGATCATCACGGGGGTCTGGAGCAGACCGAAGATCAGGACCCGGACCACGCCCTCACGCACCAGCGGGTCGTCGATCGCCTGCTTGTAGTTGTCGAACCAGGCGAAGACCTCACCCTCGATGAGGGTGGACCGGTACAGGCTGATCTTGAAGGCGTACGCCATCGGGAGCAGCAGGAAGGCGACCAGCAGGACGGTGAACGGCAGGGCGAAGAGCCAGCCGGTGGCCGCCTCCTTCACCCGCGCGGCCCGCTGGGTGCCGGTCCTGGGCGAGGGGCCCGCGGCCGCCGGAGCGGCCGCGGGGGACGTCTGCACCTCGGTCATTACTGAACCTTGAAGCCCTGCTGGGTGGCGTAGGTCTTGATGTTCTCCTGCGCGGTGTCCAGCGCCGCGGTCCAGGAGGTCTTCTTCTCGATCGCCTGGCCCAGGTTGGTGGTCAGCTGGTTGAAGTTGTAGCTGTTGAACGGGCTCCAGTCCAGGTCACCGACACCGTTGTAGGCCGGCACGAAGACCTCGTTGACCTTCTGGCCGCCGAAGAAGTCGTACGTCTTGCCGGTGAACGCGTCCGACTCCAGGACCGGGGTGACGGTCGGGAACAGGAACGCCTTGTCGATGCCGATCTTCCAGGCCTCGCTGTTCTTGGCGCCGAAGATCTCCATGGCGACCTTGGCCGCGATGTCCGGGTACTGGGCCTGGTCGGTCACCGCGAACGAGGAGCCACCCCAGTCACCCTGGGCGTTGGCGCCGGCGGTCCACTGCGGCAGCGGGGCGACCCGCCACTTGCCGGCCGCACCGCCCGCGTTCGCCTGGATGTAACCGGGTCCCCAGCCGGCCGCGAGGTAGGTGGCGTACTTCTCCGAGCCGAGGCCGTTGTAGAAGTCGGTGGTGTGGAAGGCGGTCGTGTCGGCGAGGCCGGTGTTGACCATGCCCTCCCAGTACTCGAAGACCTTCTTGGCCTCGGCGCTGTTGACGTTCACGCCGATGGCGCCCGGGTTCGCGATGTCGTAGGTGTACGGCTTGGCGCCGGCCTGCCAGAACAGACCGGTCATGAAGCCGCCGTCGTTGGCGCCGAAGTCCGTCATGAAGCTCTTGCCACCGGAGGCGGCCTTCAGCTTCTCGGCCTGCGCCTTGTACTCGTCCCAGGTGGTCGGGACGGTCAGGTTGTACTTCTTGAAGATGTCCTCGCGGTACATCATCGCCATGGGGCCCGCGTCGACCGGGAGCGCGTAGACCTGCTCACCGGAGCTGACCTGGTCCCACGCCCAGCCGGCGTAGTCGCCCTTGACCGCGTTCGCACCGTACTTGCCCAGGTCGACCAGGTGCTTGGTGAGCGCGAAGGTGGGGATCTCCTGGAGCTCCAGCATCACCACGTCGGGCGCGCCCTTGCCGGCCTTCAGCGCGGTCTGGAGCTTGGTGTACTGGTCCTGGCCGGTGCCCGCGTTCGTCCACTCGATCTTGACGTCGGTGTGGGTCGCGTTGAACTGGTCGACGACCGCCTTGAACTCCGGGTACCAGGCCCACACCTTGACGGTGACCGTGCCGGTCGGCTTGGCGGCGGTGGCCGCCTTGTCGTCGTCGCCGCTACCACAGGCCGCCAGGGTCACGGCGGTCGCCGTCGCCGCGATGGCCGCCACAACTGATCGCCGACTGACTTTTCGTGCACTAAAGTTGCCGATGTTCACTGGGTCCTCACAGACAAGTAGATGCGTATCCAGTTGATCAGTTCTGATGCCCACAGGGCTCAGAGAGCCGACCTCCGGTGCTGGCACATCGGGGGTCGGCCATCAGGTTCTCACCGCTGGTCGAGCCGAGTTGCTACGCTTTTGCAGCGCTGCAAAGCAAAGCATGCACGGGACCCTATAACGACGGCAAGGGGTAACCTGCCGGAAACTTGGGGCGGCCAGAGGGGGCAAGAATGCGTCGAGAAGTCACTCTGCGTGACGTCGCGGAGTTGGCCGGCGTTTCCAGCCGAACCGTCTCCAACGTGGTCAACGGTTACGCCAACGTCACGGAGCGTACGAGAGAGCGTGTTCAACGGGCGGTCGAGGAGCTCGGCTATCGACCAAACGTGCTCGCGCGGAACCTGGCACAGGGCCGATCCGGTCAGATCGCGGTCGTCGTGCCGTACCTGGACACCCCGTACTTCTCCGAGTTGTTGCAGAGCGTGATCCGCGCGGCGCGGGTCAGCGGCTATAACGTTTTGATCGACCAGACCGACGGCGACCCCGAGCACGAGCGGGCGTTCATCGCCGACGGGTCACGCCGGCTGCTCTTCGACGGGGTCATCTTCAGCCCCCTCGGCCTCGATCAGCAGGCACTCGCCACCCGCGACCACCGACTGCCCCTGGTGATACTCGGCGAGCGGTCCAGCGACGGCAGCTTCGACCACGTCGGGATAGACGATGTAGCGGCCTCCCGGCAGGCCACCGAGCATCTGATCGACCTGGGCCGGCAGCGGATCGCGGCGATCGGCGACCAGCCCTACGCCACCGGCGAGGCGGCGCAGCGGCGCACCCGGGGCTTCCGCGAGGCGCACGCGGCCCGCGGGCGCACACCCCGGGAAGACCTGATCATCAGCACCCCCCGGTTCAACCGGCCGGACGGCGCCCAGGCCATGGAGCATCTGCTGGACCTGGCGGAGCCTCCGGACGCGGTGTTCTGCTACAGCGACCTGGTGGCGCTCGGGGCGATCCGGACGCTTCTGTCCCGAGGGCTGCGCGTGCCCGAGGACGTCGCGGTGGTCGGCTACGACGACATCGAGGACGGGCGGTTCTCCAACCCGACGATCACCACGATCTCGCCGGACAAGGAGATGATCGCGACCACCGCGGTGGAGCGGCTGCTGCTGCGCATCAGCAGTTCCACCCCACCCGCCGGGCTCGAGCTGCGCGCGCCGCACAAGCTGATCATCAGGGAGAGCACGGCCGGGCGTACGCCGAACGCCCGGTGATCGTGGATCACCGGGCGCCGTGGGACGGCTGGTCTCAGTCGATCGTCACGGTGAACCCAGTGACCTCGCTGACCCCGGCCGCCCCGACCGGGTAGACCGCCCCGCGCAGGGTGCGGCTGTCCGGCCAGGCGATGGAGACCATCAGCGACGTCTTGCCCGTGACGTCGGCCAGTTCCCGCTCCTTCAGCACCTTGCCGTCGGTGACCCGGATCAGGGCGACGACGGGGCGCAACCCGGCGCCGGTGTCCCGGTCGTAGGCGACCGCGAGGGTCCTGCTGTCCGGGGAGAGCCGCATGTCGGTCACCGCGATGCAGCCGGTCAGCGGGATCTCGGTCACGAGATCGGCGCCGGTGATGTCGTACACCCGGGGCACGCACTCGTCCCGCATCCGGGACACCGCCACCCAGCCACCGGACATGTCGGTGAGCCGCAGGTTGCCGAAGACCTGGCCGAGGCCGAACGCCGACCCTCCGGCGATGAGCTCCTCGTGCCCGGTGGCCATGCTGTGCATGAACAGGCCGGCCGGCCGCCACAGGTAGGCGACGTCCTCCCGGGCGGTCAGCAGCATGACCGATTCGCCCTTCTTACGCACGTTCCGCTGGATCCGGACCCGGCCGTCCGGGTCGGTCCCCACGAGCCGGTATTCGAGCCCCGACACGTTCGGGCCGTCCTTGCGCTTCGTTCCCGGTTGGGTGTCGTGTGAGCCGAAGGCGACCACACCACCGCTCGGCAGCACCACCACCCGCTCCCAGTTCCGGGCACCGACCACCGGATGACCGATCAGGGTGCCGTCCGGCAGCAGCTCCCCGACCGCCGTCTCACCGCCGAGCCGCACGGTCGTCCCGCCGGAGCCCCGATAGTCGCCGGCGGCCGCCTGCAGGAGGAGATGCTGGCCCGGCGGCTCGGCGCCCGGTCCGGAGCTGATCCGCGCGCTGGGGCTGATCCCCGGTTCGGCGCGGCCCGCCGGAGGGAGCACCCCCGCGCCGGCGGACGGGCCCGGCCGTCGCTGGATCGCCACGCCCGCCACCACACCGGCGAGCACCGCCACCACCGCGGCGGCGGAGACCGCGGCCTGCCGGTTGCGGCGACGGCGGGCCCGGCGGTGAATGTCGGCGAGGTCGCCCGGGTATCCCCGTGCGGCCTGCGCCGCCACCCGGACCGCCTCGGTCACGTTCTGCGGAATCCCTTCCATGTCTCAGTCCTCGCTGTTCAGCTCGTGCCGGAGGGTGGCCAGCCCGCGGGAGAGACGGCTCTTCACCGTGCCCTCGCTGATGCGCAGGGCCACGGCGGTCTCGGCGGTGGAGAGGTCGAGCAGCACCCGGCAGGTGATCACGGCTCGCTGCGGCGCGGGCAGCTTGGCCAGCGCGTCCTGAGCCGCCACCGAGCCGTCCGGTGGCCGCAGATGCGGGTGGGCGGCCTCGTCGGCCGGCGGTTGCTCCCGGCGGACCTTGCGCCACCACGACGTCGCCCAGTTGAGCGCCACCCGGAAGACCCAGCCGGCCGGGTTCTCCAGCCGGCTCACCGCCGGCCAGCGGGCATAGGCCCGGGACATCGCCTCGGCCACCGCCTCGGCGGCCAGGTCGTCACGGCGCAGGGTGACCACGAGAGCCCGGTAGACCCGGTCGGCGTTCGCCCGGTAGAAGGCCTCGAAACCGTCGTGTTCCGGGGGAGCCGCCGCGTGGGTCAGCGCTGTCTGTACCGCCATGACCGATACACGCGGGACGGCGCCGATCGGTTCCCGGTCAATCCTGGGACTTCTCCTCGGGGGTGGTCAGGCCGGCATGCTCGTCGAAGTCGGCCCACTCCAGCAGGGCGTCCAGGGAGTGCGCGTGGTCGTCCATGGGGGCGTACAGGTCCCCCAGCTCGGCGAAGCGCGCGGGGACCGTACGGATGGTGAGGTCTCTGGGGTCCAGATCCTGGATCTCGTCCCAGGTGACCGGGGTGGAGACGGTGGCGGTGGGCACGCCCCGGACCGAGTAGGCGCTGGCGACGGTGTGGTCGCGCGTGTTCTGGTTGTAGTCGACGAACAGCGCGGACGGGTCGCGGTCGCGGCGCCACCAGGTGGTCGTGACGTCGTCGGGGGCGCGCCGCTCCACCTCGCGGGCGAAGGCGAGCGCGGCGCGCCGCACGTCGGAGAAGCCCCAGCTCGGTTCGATCCGCACGTAGACGTGCATCCCCCGGCCGCCGGAGGTCTTCGGATAGCCGGTGATCCCCAGTTCGTCGAGGAGCTCGCGGACCACCGTGGCGACCCGCTGGACCGTGCCGAACGGGCAGTCCGGCATCGGGTCCAGGTCGATCCGCCACTCGTCGGGCTTCTCGGTGTCGGCCCGCCGGGAGTTCCACGGATGGAACTCCACGGTGGACATCTGCACCGCCCAGATCACGTCG includes these proteins:
- the ligD gene encoding non-homologous end-joining DNA ligase; translated protein: MAGEATTIEVGDYDVRVSNPDRVYFPELGVTKLDLVEYYLAVSDGIVRALRERPCMLHRFPDGLAGAKVHQKRVPNGAPPWLETVRVSFPRYNRHADELCVTKPADVIWAVQMSTVEFHPWNSRRADTEKPDEWRIDLDPMPDCPFGTVQRVATVVRELLDELGITGYPKTSGGRGMHVYVRIEPSWGFSDVRRAALAFAREVERRAPDDVTTTWWRRDRDPSALFVDYNQNTRDHTVASAYSVRGVPTATVSTPVTWDEIQDLDPRDLTIRTVPARFAELGDLYAPMDDHAHSLDALLEWADFDEHAGLTTPEEKSQD
- a CDS encoding carbohydrate ABC transporter permease, with translation MTEVQTSPAAAPAAAGPSPRTGTQRAARVKEAATGWLFALPFTVLLVAFLLLPMAYAFKISLYRSTLIEGEVFAWFDNYKQAIDDPLVREGVVRVLIFGLLQTPVMIGIALIAALLIDAATSRFSRFFRLAAFVPYAVPVVIGTLMWGFLYSDSIGPFAWTGIDFTSSDTVLASLGNIVTWQWAGYNMIVLYAALQGLPRDVYESARIDGASEVQIALRIKTPMISSALVLATLFTIMGTLQFFTEPLILQPLNPGAITQHYTPNVYAYNQAFSFQQYNYSAAISFLLGAVVFIGSYIFLFATRKRSALR
- a CDS encoding carbohydrate ABC transporter permease: MNLRKGSAAAHVVMGLLAIYFLLPFWWLLVAATKDNTGLFQSASLWFSDFHLIDNLRILFEQDGGVYLTWLRNSAFYAVVSGAGATAISALAGYAFAKLRFPGRNALFALLLGLIMVPATALVLPTYLLMSQANLVDTIWAVILPSLLNPFGVYLLRVYVHDSIPDEMLEAARIDGAGEFRVFTSVALPAMKPALVTVLLFSMVASWNNFFLPLVMLSDDQLYPLTVGLRAWYMSAIMGNGGAATFSVIVTGALVAIVPLIVAFLMLQRYWRGGLTIGSVK
- a CDS encoding ABC transporter substrate-binding protein — encoded protein: MAAIAATATAVTLAACGSGDDDKAATAAKPTGTVTVKVWAWYPEFKAVVDQFNATHTDVKIEWTNAGTGQDQYTKLQTALKAGKGAPDVVMLELQEIPTFALTKHLVDLGKYGANAVKGDYAGWAWDQVSSGEQVYALPVDAGPMAMMYREDIFKKYNLTVPTTWDEYKAQAEKLKAASGGKSFMTDFGANDGGFMTGLFWQAGAKPYTYDIANPGAIGVNVNSAEAKKVFEYWEGMVNTGLADTTAFHTTDFYNGLGSEKYATYLAAGWGPGYIQANAGGAAGKWRVAPLPQWTAGANAQGDWGGSSFAVTDQAQYPDIAAKVAMEIFGAKNSEAWKIGIDKAFLFPTVTPVLESDAFTGKTYDFFGGQKVNEVFVPAYNGVGDLDWSPFNSYNFNQLTTNLGQAIEKKTSWTAALDTAQENIKTYATQQGFKVQ
- a CDS encoding LacI family DNA-binding transcriptional regulator, which codes for MRREVTLRDVAELAGVSSRTVSNVVNGYANVTERTRERVQRAVEELGYRPNVLARNLAQGRSGQIAVVVPYLDTPYFSELLQSVIRAARVSGYNVLIDQTDGDPEHERAFIADGSRRLLFDGVIFSPLGLDQQALATRDHRLPLVILGERSSDGSFDHVGIDDVAASRQATEHLIDLGRQRIAAIGDQPYATGEAAQRRTRGFREAHAARGRTPREDLIISTPRFNRPDGAQAMEHLLDLAEPPDAVFCYSDLVALGAIRTLLSRGLRVPEDVAVVGYDDIEDGRFSNPTITTISPDKEMIATTAVERLLLRISSSTPPAGLELRAPHKLIIRESTAGRTPNAR
- a CDS encoding RNA polymerase sigma factor, whose product is MAVQTALTHAAAPPEHDGFEAFYRANADRVYRALVVTLRRDDLAAEAVAEAMSRAYARWPAVSRLENPAGWVFRVALNWATSWWRKVRREQPPADEAAHPHLRPPDGSVAAQDALAKLPAPQRAVITCRVLLDLSTAETAVALRISEGTVKSRLSRGLATLRHELNSED